In one window of Methanoculleus chikugoensis DNA:
- a CDS encoding DNA-directed RNA polymerase subunit N, whose product MIPVRCFTCGKVVSTAWKEFKERRDAGEDPKRILDDLGLERYCCRRMLLTHKEIVEDLNPYQ is encoded by the coding sequence ATGATACCCGTACGATGTTTTACATGCGGTAAGGTCGTCTCTACAGCCTGGAAGGAGTTCAAGGAGCGGCGGGATGCCGGCGAGGATCCGAAACGGATCCTCGACGATCTCGGTCTGGAGCGTTACTGCTGCAGACGGATGCTGCTGACGCACAAGGAAATTGTGGAGGACCTGAATCCGTACCAATGA
- a CDS encoding 50S ribosomal protein L13 encodes MVTVIDADGLLLGRMASIVAQRALAGEEIAIVNVEKAIVSGNKAQVLANYTTKRERGSREGGPFFPRRPDHIVKRTIRGMLPYKRERGIAAFKRIKTYVGVPMEFTGMETETLEAAHVDRLGNTRYVTIGAISNNLGAKY; translated from the coding sequence ATGGTTACAGTTATCGACGCAGACGGATTACTGCTCGGAAGGATGGCCAGCATCGTCGCGCAGCGTGCGCTTGCCGGCGAGGAGATCGCCATCGTGAACGTGGAAAAGGCAATCGTCTCCGGAAACAAGGCGCAGGTGCTCGCGAACTACACCACGAAGCGCGAGCGCGGTTCCCGCGAGGGCGGCCCGTTCTTCCCGCGCAGGCCCGACCATATCGTCAAGCGCACCATCCGCGGAATGCTCCCCTACAAGCGCGAGCGCGGTATCGCGGCATTCAAGCGGATCAAGACCTACGTCGGCGTTCCGATGGAGTTTACCGGGATGGAGACGGAGACGCTCGAAGCGGCCCACGTCGACCGGCTGGGCAACACGAGATACGTGACGATCGGGGCGATAAGCAACAACCTCGGAGCAAAATACTAG
- a CDS encoding 50S ribosomal protein L18e, with translation MKKTNETKSNPRLTALIVTLKDASRVHEANIWREIAKRLDAPRKNYAEVNLSKIDRYANEGETILVPGKVLGSGALSLPVKIAALDFSEAAVSKITGANGTCMTIEDLVRDNPTGSRVRILR, from the coding sequence ATGAAGAAGACAAACGAGACTAAATCGAACCCCCGGCTGACCGCCCTCATCGTGACGCTCAAAGATGCGTCGCGCGTGCATGAGGCGAACATCTGGCGCGAGATTGCAAAGAGGCTGGATGCGCCCCGGAAGAACTACGCCGAGGTGAACCTCAGCAAGATCGACCGGTACGCGAACGAAGGCGAGACGATCCTGGTGCCGGGCAAGGTGCTCGGCAGCGGCGCGCTCAGCCTGCCGGTGAAGATTGCCGCACTGGACTTCTCCGAGGCGGCGGTGAGCAAGATCACCGGCGCAAACGGGACGTGCATGACTATCGAGGACCTCGTCCGGGACAACCCGACGGGGAGCAGGGTACGGATCCTCAGGTGA
- the mvk gene encoding mevalonate kinase, giving the protein MATWSAPGKVFLFGEHAVVYGKPGVAMAIKPRVFVTVRKTRNPTRPKSPYIDECFRMMGVRGSVYVHSQLQSSSGLGSSAAVTVATLSAINDEFNLGHAREYIAETAFAIEKKVQKGRASPTDTYVCANGGMVLITGNSKRRLPPENLQVVVGNTLVPHSTAKMVELVGTLQRKHPEVANPILDAIGALTLAALHNIGNPKELGQYMDMNHALLEALGVGHPVSSKLVLAARASGAYGAKITGAGGGGCIIALCPRRAKSRVAGAIEACEGRAIITSIDTDGARREKHD; this is encoded by the coding sequence TTGGCAACGTGGAGCGCTCCGGGCAAGGTGTTCCTCTTCGGCGAGCATGCAGTGGTCTACGGAAAACCGGGCGTCGCGATGGCGATCAAGCCGCGCGTCTTCGTCACGGTGAGGAAAACGCGCAATCCGACCCGCCCGAAGTCGCCCTACATCGACGAGTGTTTCAGGATGATGGGTGTCCGGGGCAGCGTCTACGTCCACTCCCAGCTCCAGAGTTCGTCGGGGCTCGGGTCGTCGGCCGCGGTGACGGTGGCGACGCTCTCTGCGATCAACGATGAGTTCAATCTCGGGCACGCCCGCGAGTACATCGCCGAGACCGCGTTCGCCATCGAGAAGAAGGTCCAGAAAGGCCGGGCAAGCCCCACCGACACTTACGTCTGTGCAAACGGCGGCATGGTGCTGATCACGGGGAACTCCAAGCGGCGACTGCCGCCCGAGAACCTGCAGGTCGTCGTGGGGAATACCCTGGTGCCGCACAGCACCGCAAAGATGGTGGAACTGGTCGGAACACTGCAGCGGAAGCATCCCGAGGTCGCGAACCCGATCCTGGACGCCATCGGGGCTCTGACGCTCGCAGCCCTCCATAACATCGGCAACCCGAAGGAACTCGGGCAGTACATGGATATGAACCACGCCCTCCTGGAGGCGCTCGGCGTGGGGCACCCGGTGAGCAGCAAACTCGTGCTTGCGGCGCGGGCAAGCGGCGCGTACGGCGCAAAGATCACGGGAGCCGGCGGCGGCGGGTGCATCATCGCCCTCTGCCCAAGGCGTGCAAAGAGCCGGGTTGCCGGGGCGATCGAGGCCTGCGAAGGGCGGGCAATCATCACGTCGATAGATACGGACGGCGCGAGAAGAGAGAAGCATGACTGA
- a CDS encoding polyprenyl synthetase family protein gives MTTLEDYLEMNAERIDKALHRYFGDVHGDLFRASAHLLLAGGKRLRPAVVILAADAVRKGSSDDLLPAALSLELTHNFTLIHDDIMDGDVVRRGVPTVHTVWDEPTAILAGDVLYAKAFEFICLSEATDAAKIRAVKMLARTCTDICDGQSMDMAFEKRDDVLEVEYLEMVSKKTGVLYGASAAIGGILAGANPVQADALYQYGVNSGIAFQIQDDLIDLLASSDASGKDRASDIREGKQTLIAIRAREKGIDLAPYRRRLSGAEIDDLTARLREAGVIDEVRAVAVERAAVAKEALSVIPDSEEKRLLGDIADFFIARGN, from the coding sequence ATGACGACGCTTGAAGACTATCTGGAGATGAATGCTGAGCGGATAGACAAAGCGCTCCACCGTTACTTTGGAGACGTCCACGGCGATCTCTTCCGGGCGAGCGCCCACCTGCTGCTTGCGGGCGGCAAACGCCTCCGCCCGGCGGTCGTCATCCTCGCTGCGGATGCGGTGAGAAAGGGGAGCTCCGACGACCTGCTCCCTGCCGCCCTTTCGCTCGAACTGACCCACAACTTCACCCTCATCCACGACGACATCATGGACGGCGACGTCGTCCGGCGCGGCGTACCGACGGTGCATACGGTCTGGGACGAACCGACGGCGATCCTTGCGGGAGACGTTCTGTACGCGAAGGCGTTCGAGTTCATCTGCCTCTCGGAAGCCACGGACGCCGCCAAGATCCGGGCGGTGAAGATGCTTGCCCGGACGTGCACCGATATCTGCGACGGGCAGAGTATGGATATGGCGTTCGAGAAGCGCGACGACGTTCTGGAGGTGGAGTACCTGGAGATGGTCAGCAAGAAGACCGGCGTGCTCTACGGGGCATCCGCCGCCATCGGCGGGATCCTTGCCGGAGCGAACCCCGTCCAGGCCGACGCCCTCTACCAGTACGGGGTGAACAGCGGCATCGCCTTCCAGATCCAGGACGATCTCATCGATCTCCTCGCGAGCAGCGACGCGAGCGGCAAGGACCGGGCGTCGGACATCCGGGAAGGAAAGCAGACCCTGATCGCCATCCGGGCACGGGAGAAGGGGATCGATCTCGCCCCATACCGGAGGAGACTCTCCGGTGCGGAGATCGACGACCTGACCGCCCGGCTCCGGGAAGCCGGCGTCATCGACGAGGTCAGGGCGGTTGCCGTCGAGCGGGCCGCCGTCGCGAAAGAGGCGCTCTCGGTCATCCCGGACTCGGAGGAGAAACGTCTGCTCGGCGATATCGCCGATTTCTTCATCGCTCGAGGCAACTGA
- the eno gene encoding phosphopyruvate hydratase codes for MTTIEQIILRTILDSRGNETVEAEIYTDCGFGRAAAPSGASTGTYEAKVRPPREAVEDAQKNLIPSLMGEDTRDQITFDALLRENDGTADFSSIGANVAVALSLACAKAAASSLDLELFRYLGGTFAADTPLPLGNVIGGGAHAPNATSIQEFLVVPTGACGATEGVFVNAAVHKTVKKMLQEQGKLSGKGDEGAWAPAVSDIEAFEIITEAIAAVSDETNVEVRMGIDVAASEMWNGEQYRYKDAARSREGQIAYMADLVDRYNLIYIEDPLFEEDFEAFADLTEQVGDRCLICGDDLFVTNVERITKGVEMGAANCVLIKPNQIGTLTDTFEAIRLAQENGMESVMSHRSGETTDATIAHLATAFGCIFLKTGVVGGERIAKLNELIRIEELI; via the coding sequence ATGACGACCATCGAACAGATTATCCTGAGAACAATCCTGGATAGCCGCGGGAACGAGACCGTCGAGGCTGAGATCTACACCGATTGCGGTTTCGGGCGGGCTGCGGCACCCAGTGGTGCCAGCACCGGAACCTATGAAGCAAAGGTGCGGCCGCCGCGCGAGGCTGTCGAGGACGCACAGAAAAACCTGATTCCATCGCTCATGGGTGAAGATACCCGTGATCAGATCACGTTCGACGCACTGCTCAGGGAGAACGACGGAACGGCCGACTTCAGTTCGATCGGCGCGAACGTCGCCGTAGCGCTCTCGCTTGCGTGTGCAAAGGCGGCTGCGTCGTCCCTCGATCTTGAACTCTTCCGCTACCTCGGGGGCACGTTCGCCGCCGATACGCCTCTGCCGCTCGGCAACGTCATCGGCGGAGGCGCGCATGCCCCGAACGCCACCTCAATCCAGGAGTTCCTGGTGGTTCCCACCGGGGCCTGTGGCGCGACGGAAGGCGTCTTCGTGAACGCTGCCGTTCACAAGACCGTGAAAAAGATGCTGCAGGAGCAGGGCAAACTCTCCGGGAAAGGGGATGAAGGCGCCTGGGCACCTGCCGTATCCGACATTGAGGCATTCGAGATCATCACCGAAGCGATCGCCGCCGTCTCCGACGAGACGAACGTCGAGGTCAGGATGGGGATCGACGTAGCAGCAAGCGAGATGTGGAACGGCGAGCAGTACCGCTACAAAGACGCGGCGCGGAGCCGGGAGGGCCAGATCGCTTATATGGCGGATCTCGTCGACCGCTACAACCTCATTTACATCGAGGACCCTCTCTTCGAGGAGGACTTTGAGGCATTCGCCGACCTGACCGAACAGGTCGGGGACCGGTGCCTGATCTGCGGCGACGACCTCTTCGTGACCAACGTCGAGCGGATCACGAAGGGCGTCGAGATGGGCGCAGCGAACTGCGTCCTGATCAAACCAAACCAGATAGGGACGCTCACCGACACCTTCGAGGCGATACGCCTCGCGCAGGAGAACGGTATGGAGAGCGTCATGAGCCACCGTTCCGGAGAGACGACCGACGCGACGATAGCGCACCTTGCAACCGCGTTCGGGTGCATCTTCCTCAAGACCGGCGTGGTCGGCGGGGAGCGGATAGCCAAACTAAACGAACTGATTCGCATAGAGGAGCTGATCTAA
- a CDS encoding 30S ribosomal protein S9 produces MAKIINSSGKRKTAIARATLKPGNGRVRVNSVPLEIYGTELVRMKIAEPLLLVPNALDGVDAAIDVSGGGTMGQAEAVRTALARGIVEWHNDPAIKDAFLAYDRTLLVNDSRQKETKKPHGPGARARFQKSYR; encoded by the coding sequence GTGGCAAAGATCATCAATTCAAGCGGTAAGAGAAAGACGGCAATCGCCCGCGCGACCTTAAAGCCCGGCAACGGCCGGGTCCGCGTCAACTCCGTGCCCCTGGAGATCTACGGGACGGAGCTCGTCCGGATGAAGATCGCCGAACCGCTGCTGCTGGTGCCGAACGCGCTCGACGGTGTCGACGCGGCGATCGACGTCTCCGGCGGCGGCACGATGGGGCAGGCCGAAGCGGTCCGGACAGCGCTCGCGCGCGGCATCGTGGAGTGGCACAACGACCCCGCGATCAAGGACGCATTCCTCGCGTACGACCGGACGCTGCTCGTAAACGACTCGCGGCAGAAAGAAACCAAGAAGCCGCACGGCCCCGGAGCACGGGCACGGTTCCAGAAGTCCTACCGGTGA
- a CDS encoding isopentenyl phosphate kinase, whose product MTESVVLKLGGSVITDKSGDCAIDHARLRGIAAELAARRETALVLVHGAGSCGHPEARRYRINDGLSAENVPGVYETHTAVSSLNTAVVNALRDAGVEAIGIHPLDLCLAEDGRLVSFETRHIAEMTEHGIVPVLHGDVVMDRLRGSCIVSGDQLVTRLAAALESRRVGLATDVPGVLANGAVVPRIDRSTVESLDVGGSGNTDVTGGMRGKIAELLALADAGIDSHIFHVSKIGRFLDGTGHGGTTITAKE is encoded by the coding sequence ATGACTGAGAGTGTGGTACTGAAACTGGGAGGGAGCGTGATCACCGACAAGTCGGGGGACTGCGCCATCGATCATGCCCGCCTGCGCGGGATTGCGGCAGAACTCGCCGCACGCCGAGAGACCGCACTCGTGCTCGTCCACGGTGCGGGGTCGTGCGGGCATCCCGAGGCCCGGCGCTACCGGATCAACGATGGTCTCTCCGCGGAGAACGTCCCCGGCGTCTACGAGACGCATACCGCCGTCTCAAGCCTGAACACGGCGGTCGTCAACGCCCTGCGGGACGCGGGGGTCGAGGCGATCGGTATCCACCCCCTCGACCTCTGCCTCGCCGAAGACGGGCGCCTGGTCTCGTTCGAGACCCGCCACATCGCCGAAATGACGGAACACGGCATTGTGCCCGTGCTGCACGGCGACGTGGTGATGGACCGGCTCCGGGGCTCCTGCATCGTCTCGGGCGACCAGCTGGTGACCCGTCTTGCCGCCGCTCTCGAAAGCAGGCGCGTGGGCCTTGCGACGGATGTTCCCGGCGTCCTCGCGAACGGCGCGGTCGTCCCGCGGATCGACCGGAGCACGGTAGAGTCGCTCGATGTCGGCGGGTCGGGAAACACCGACGTGACCGGGGGGATGCGAGGCAAGATCGCGGAACTCCTGGCGCTGGCCGATGCCGGCATCGATTCACACATCTTCCATGTCTCGAAGATCGGCCGGTTCCTGGACGGCACCGGACATGGCGGAACAACGATAACCGCAAAGGAGTAA
- the fni gene encoding type 2 isopentenyl-diphosphate Delta-isomerase, with protein MEKETATSSRKRDHLQICCEQPVEAGDAGFGDVRLVHNALPECDMDAIETKTRFLGRALGSPLFIAAMTGGHPDTLEVNRRLARAAERYNLGMGVGSQRAALEKPELEGSFTVVREEAPHAFLCANLGIIQLRDHGIEWAERAVEMIDAQAIAIHVNSLQEAIQPEGDHNAEGCIEALRNLCNEFSYPVIVKETGSGISAGTARIIRGAGASAIDIGGYGGTSWAKIERLRANSPELADLGETFLSWGIPTAVSLCEVRTTGGPIIATGGLRTGVDIAKAVALGADLGGMALPLLKPAMESDDALFAAVEAMHRELRVAMFLTGSRSVADLRHARTYITGLTRQMIENSD; from the coding sequence ATGGAGAAAGAGACCGCCACGTCTTCAAGAAAACGGGATCACCTGCAGATCTGCTGCGAGCAGCCCGTCGAGGCCGGCGACGCCGGATTCGGGGACGTGCGCCTGGTGCATAACGCCCTTCCCGAGTGCGACATGGACGCGATCGAGACGAAGACGCGGTTCCTCGGTAGAGCGCTCGGCTCCCCCCTCTTCATTGCAGCGATGACCGGAGGACATCCGGACACCCTCGAGGTGAACCGGCGGCTCGCACGGGCCGCCGAGCGTTACAACCTCGGCATGGGTGTCGGTTCTCAGCGAGCGGCATTGGAGAAGCCCGAACTGGAGGGGAGTTTCACCGTCGTGCGGGAGGAAGCGCCACACGCGTTCCTCTGTGCGAACCTGGGAATCATCCAGCTCCGCGACCACGGCATCGAGTGGGCGGAACGGGCTGTCGAGATGATCGATGCACAGGCGATCGCCATCCACGTCAATTCGCTCCAGGAAGCGATTCAGCCGGAGGGCGATCACAACGCAGAGGGGTGCATCGAAGCGCTGCGCAACCTCTGCAACGAGTTCTCCTACCCCGTCATCGTGAAGGAGACAGGTTCCGGCATATCGGCCGGAACCGCAAGGATTATCCGGGGTGCCGGAGCAAGCGCCATCGATATCGGCGGCTACGGGGGCACGTCGTGGGCGAAGATTGAACGCCTGCGGGCGAACAGCCCCGAACTCGCCGATCTCGGGGAGACATTCCTCTCGTGGGGCATACCGACGGCGGTGAGCCTCTGTGAGGTGCGGACGACCGGAGGCCCGATCATCGCGACGGGCGGACTTCGAACGGGTGTCGATATCGCGAAGGCTGTTGCTCTCGGGGCGGACCTCGGGGGCATGGCGCTTCCCCTCCTGAAACCGGCCATGGAGAGCGACGATGCGCTCTTTGCAGCCGTCGAAGCGATGCACCGCGAACTCCGCGTGGCGATGTTCCTGACGGGATCCCGGTCTGTAGCGGATCTCCGGCACGCCAGGACGTATATAACCGGCCTGACCCGGCAAATGATTGAAAACAGCGACTAA
- a CDS encoding DNA-directed RNA polymerase subunit D produces MEIAFSRLDERVAKFTLSGVSTSFANMLRRAMISEVPTLAIEDVRIYDNTSVLFDEMLAHRLGLIPLRTDLKVYKPRSECTCEGAGCSACTATYTLSVEGPKIVSSSDLIPQDPDAAPAEEGIPIIELAKDQKVVLEAHAVVGTGKEHAKWQATTACGYKNYPIIAIDARCDGCGMCIDECPRNVLETAQGKVRVTEGRQELCSLCKLCERACLAGGIGTEAAIRIGTDAERFIFVVESDGSMPVREIIERALQYIQRSSDDLVDVMNEITGEGTE; encoded by the coding sequence ATGGAGATAGCGTTTTCTCGACTGGATGAGAGAGTCGCCAAATTCACCCTGAGCGGCGTTTCGACGTCGTTCGCCAATATGCTTCGGCGGGCAATGATCAGCGAAGTGCCGACGCTCGCCATCGAAGATGTCCGCATCTACGACAACACGAGCGTTCTCTTCGACGAGATGCTGGCGCACCGCCTGGGACTCATTCCGCTCCGGACAGACCTCAAGGTCTACAAACCGCGCAGCGAGTGTACCTGCGAAGGCGCCGGGTGCTCGGCCTGCACCGCGACCTATACGCTCTCCGTCGAGGGGCCGAAGATCGTCAGCTCAAGCGACCTGATACCGCAGGATCCCGACGCCGCACCGGCGGAGGAGGGCATCCCCATCATCGAACTCGCGAAAGACCAGAAGGTCGTGCTCGAAGCGCACGCAGTCGTCGGCACCGGAAAAGAGCATGCCAAGTGGCAGGCGACGACCGCCTGCGGTTACAAGAACTACCCCATAATCGCCATCGACGCGAGGTGCGACGGGTGCGGCATGTGCATCGACGAGTGCCCGAGGAACGTGCTCGAGACGGCGCAGGGAAAAGTCCGGGTCACCGAAGGGCGGCAGGAACTCTGTTCCCTCTGCAAGCTCTGCGAGCGGGCATGCCTTGCCGGCGGGATCGGCACTGAAGCGGCCATCCGTATCGGCACGGACGCCGAGAGATTCATCTTCGTGGTGGAGAGCGACGGTTCAATGCCCGTCCGCGAGATCATCGAGAGAGCGCTACAGTATATCCAGAGATCATCAGACGACCTGGTAGACGTGATGAACGAGATTACGGGAGAGGGGACTGAATGA
- a CDS encoding DNA-directed RNA polymerase subunit K, translating into MESYTRYERARIIGARSLQISMGAPVLVKTPNTEPLEIALEEFDKGVIPITVKRK; encoded by the coding sequence ATGGAATCTTATACCCGGTATGAACGGGCGCGAATTATAGGGGCGCGCTCTCTTCAGATCTCGATGGGTGCACCTGTTCTGGTCAAAACACCAAATACGGAGCCACTCGAGATCGCACTCGAAGAGTTCGATAAAGGCGTGATCCCTATAACGGTGAAGAGAAAGTAG
- a CDS encoding RNase J family beta-CASP ribonuclease, with protein MDIEIIAVGGYNEVGRNMTAVRCGKEIVIFDMGLRLDQVMIHEDADIENMHSLDLIEMKAIPDDTIMNAVEGSVKAIVCSHGHLDHIGAIPKLAHRYNAPIISTPYTSELIRQQIAGEQKFGVNNKLFALKAGQRYTISPHLTLEFVRAQHSIIDTVFPVLHTPRGAVVYANDFKLDRTPVLGEPPDFARLRQIGKEGVIALITESVNIADKGRCPSERVARDLVRDTITSYEDDKSAIFVSTFSSHISRVKTIAECAHEIGRKPVLLGRSMERYSSAAEQLKLVGFPETLSMFGNRRTVDRTLRRIMKTGKDKFLPIVTGHQGESGAILTRIVMGDTPYKLEKGDKILFSAKVIPNPMNHGQRYLVEARAKMAGVRIFDDLHVSGHAYKEDHYEFLHLLNPQHVIPSHGDIGMTGEYAKFAEEIGYTLGNDLHVMRNGKSILIK; from the coding sequence ATGGATATTGAAATCATAGCAGTGGGCGGATATAACGAAGTCGGTAGAAATATGACTGCCGTCCGCTGCGGAAAAGAGATTGTCATCTTTGATATGGGCCTGCGGCTCGACCAGGTGATGATCCACGAGGATGCTGATATCGAGAATATGCATTCCCTGGACCTGATCGAGATGAAGGCCATTCCTGATGACACCATCATGAATGCGGTCGAGGGGAGCGTCAAGGCTATCGTCTGTTCGCACGGACACCTTGACCATATCGGTGCGATCCCGAAACTGGCGCACCGCTACAACGCCCCGATCATCAGCACGCCGTATACATCGGAACTGATCCGGCAGCAGATTGCAGGCGAACAGAAGTTCGGGGTGAACAACAAGCTCTTTGCCCTGAAAGCCGGGCAGCGCTACACCATCTCCCCGCACCTGACGCTCGAGTTCGTGCGTGCCCAGCACTCGATCATCGACACCGTCTTCCCGGTCCTGCACACCCCGCGGGGCGCGGTCGTTTATGCAAACGACTTCAAACTCGACCGGACGCCGGTGCTCGGGGAGCCACCGGACTTTGCCCGGCTGCGCCAGATCGGGAAGGAGGGCGTCATCGCCCTCATCACGGAGAGCGTCAACATCGCCGACAAGGGCCGCTGCCCGAGCGAGCGGGTCGCGCGGGATCTCGTGCGGGACACCATCACGAGTTACGAGGACGACAAGAGCGCCATATTCGTCTCGACGTTCTCGTCGCACATCTCCCGCGTGAAGACGATCGCCGAATGCGCTCACGAGATCGGCAGAAAACCGGTCCTCCTCGGGCGCTCGATGGAGCGCTACAGCTCGGCGGCCGAACAGCTCAAACTGGTCGGGTTCCCCGAGACCCTCTCGATGTTCGGCAACCGGCGGACGGTTGACCGGACGCTCCGGCGGATCATGAAGACCGGGAAGGACAAGTTCCTCCCGATCGTCACCGGCCACCAGGGAGAATCGGGCGCCATCCTGACGAGGATCGTGATGGGGGATACCCCCTACAAGCTGGAGAAGGGCGACAAGATCCTCTTCTCAGCGAAGGTGATCCCGAACCCGATGAACCACGGGCAGCGCTACCTGGTCGAGGCCCGTGCGAAGATGGCGGGCGTGCGGATCTTCGACGACCTGCACGTCTCGGGCCACGCGTACAAAGAGGACCACTACGAGTTCCTCCACCTCTTGAACCCGCAGCACGTCATCCCGTCCCACGGCGACATCGGGATGACCGGCGAGTACGCGAAGTTCGCGGAGGAGATCGGGTATACCCTCGGCAACGACCTTCACGTCATGAGGAACGGGAAGAGTATCCTGATAAAGTAG
- a CDS encoding 30S ribosomal protein S11, protein MAEEKWGIAHIFASFNNTIITVTDLSGAETVTKSSGGMVVKQDRNESSPYAAMQMAIQVAQNARDKGITGVHVKVRAPGRGKQRSPGPGAQAAIRALARAGMRIGRIEDVTPVPHDSIRGKGGRRGRRV, encoded by the coding sequence ATGGCAGAAGAGAAATGGGGCATCGCGCACATCTTTGCCTCCTTTAACAACACCATCATCACCGTCACTGACCTCTCCGGAGCGGAGACGGTCACCAAGAGCAGCGGCGGCATGGTCGTGAAACAGGACAGGAACGAGAGCTCGCCGTATGCCGCCATGCAGATGGCGATCCAGGTCGCGCAGAACGCACGGGACAAAGGGATCACCGGCGTCCACGTGAAGGTCCGCGCACCCGGCCGGGGCAAACAGCGGAGCCCCGGGCCCGGCGCCCAGGCAGCGATCCGTGCCCTCGCCCGTGCAGGGATGAGGATCGGCCGCATCGAAGACGTCACCCCGGTGCCTCACGACAGCATCCGCGGCAAAGGCGGCCGGAGAGGAAGGAGAGTGTAA
- the amrB gene encoding AmmeMemoRadiSam system protein B — MDMRPCSVAGMFYPAEPRHLEQLLETFFRKKAPGILSRGIVSPHAGYVYSGETGACAFSTIPPDFDGTFLVIGPSHRGYMTSASAVPWETPLGIVDVDTEFIDAMDIEIDEASHRSEHSIEVQMPIIKYRFPRARAAPILMGEQTYEAAENLAEHLLQAIEHTKRDVRIVASSDFSHYVPDEVARRQDLYAIDALKTLDIPEFYRRLQETRATVCGYGPIATMCMACRSLGATRGELLRYTTSGDVTEDYNQVVGYAAIAVV, encoded by the coding sequence ATGGATATGCGCCCATGCAGTGTAGCGGGAATGTTTTATCCTGCCGAGCCCAGGCATCTGGAGCAACTGCTGGAGACATTCTTCCGGAAAAAGGCCCCGGGGATACTGTCCCGGGGGATCGTCTCTCCCCACGCCGGATACGTCTACTCGGGAGAGACGGGAGCCTGTGCATTCTCTACCATACCACCTGATTTTGACGGCACGTTTCTGGTCATCGGCCCGAGTCACCGGGGATACATGACCTCTGCCTCCGCCGTACCGTGGGAGACGCCGCTCGGGATCGTCGATGTCGATACGGAGTTCATCGACGCGATGGATATCGAGATAGACGAGGCATCGCACCGGAGCGAACACTCGATCGAGGTGCAGATGCCGATCATAAAATACCGGTTCCCGAGGGCAAGAGCCGCACCCATCCTCATGGGAGAACAGACCTACGAGGCAGCGGAAAACCTTGCGGAGCACCTGCTCCAGGCAATCGAGCACACGAAACGGGACGTGCGGATCGTCGCCTCGAGCGATTTCTCCCATTACGTCCCGGACGAGGTGGCCCGGCGGCAGGACCTGTACGCGATCGACGCGCTCAAAACCCTGGACATCCCCGAGTTTTACCGGCGGCTCCAGGAGACACGCGCTACGGTCTGCGGCTACGGACCGATCGCGACCATGTGCATGGCATGCCGGTCGCTCGGTGCGACGAGAGGGGAACTCTTACGGTATACGACGAGCGGCGACGTGACGGAGGATTACAATCAGGTAGTGGGGTATGCGGCAATAGCGGTGGTCTGA
- the rpsB gene encoding 30S ribosomal protein S2, protein MTGNELEIELKEPLMPVEEYLAAGVHIGTQQKSKDMMKFIYRVRGDGLYILDIQATDERIKTAAKFLSQYEPSKILVVTSRQYGQYPAKKFADAVGGMAVIGRFIPGMLTNQRLHGLNTYIEPDVVVVTDPIGDAQAIDEAVQTGIPIVALCDTNNTTKYVDLVIPTNNKGRKALSVIYYILTKELLRLRGVTTSLTPEDFETEL, encoded by the coding sequence TTGACAGGAAACGAACTTGAGATTGAACTGAAAGAACCGCTGATGCCCGTCGAGGAGTACCTTGCGGCAGGTGTGCATATCGGCACCCAGCAGAAGAGCAAGGACATGATGAAGTTCATCTACCGCGTCCGCGGGGATGGGCTCTACATCCTGGACATCCAGGCCACCGACGAGCGGATCAAGACCGCAGCGAAGTTCCTTTCGCAGTACGAGCCTTCGAAGATCCTGGTCGTCACCTCCCGGCAGTACGGCCAGTACCCGGCCAAGAAGTTCGCCGACGCCGTCGGCGGCATGGCCGTCATCGGCCGCTTCATCCCCGGGATGCTCACCAACCAGCGTCTACACGGCTTAAACACCTACATCGAGCCCGACGTCGTCGTGGTGACCGATCCCATCGGCGATGCCCAGGCGATCGACGAGGCCGTCCAGACCGGCATCCCGATCGTCGCGCTCTGCGACACCAACAACACGACGAAGTACGTCGACCTGGTCATTCCGACGAACAATAAGGGTCGGAAGGCGCTCTCGGTGATCTACTACATCCTGACAAAGGAACTGCTCCGCCTGCGCGGCGTGACCACATCGCTCACGCCCGAAGACTTTGAGACAGAGTTATAA